The Epinephelus lanceolatus isolate andai-2023 chromosome 14, ASM4190304v1, whole genome shotgun sequence genome has a window encoding:
- the obsl1b gene encoding obscurin isoform X12, whose amino-acid sequence MDVFGGAPRFLAYPRPVVVQSGTDAVLKCQIGGDPRPAVIWERNNEKIDPQGRYRVFEDGNVYNLIISAVTTEDSGQYICKAKNSIGETYAAATLKVEGEAQEMELREENKPRFLIKPLSTRAGRGDDAVFSCKLWGNPRPEVVWEKDGRKLNEIFESTHFNVGFQDGGWFQLKIFKTRAPDGGVYTCKARNEFGEALAGAVLLVDAGPGHEEEGNRNGYTNGHWKGHQGKQRSGRQMPNRLRDDTMTKSTKVKMFAVTEGKHAKFRCFVTGKPKPEIIWRKDGRLILSGRRYLLYEDREGYFTLKVLYCKQKDNGVYVCAASNTAGQTLSAVHLSVKEPPVRFKQPLIDLEVWERDLAILECEVPEDSVPITWYLEDRRLQPGAKYGMEEWGTKRRLTIRDIGVDDDGIYLCEMPDGGRSIAEVAVKGTILRKLPRKVDVLEGENAAFCVEVEKEEMDIHWYKDAIELRETHQTILKSFGRTHILVFVNTMPQDSGLVTFLVGRSKTSSQLRVKAARHCPPSCPVAVQINTERANAALLSWVPAQDSRKNPPSGYVLERQEVGTGSQEWLQCLTTDSATSVEILGDSVPCEADYRFRICSVNKYGKSNNVEFPRAVHLVPVARIQAPLQDALVPEGQDALFSIELSASVIGTWFLNGTQLQEDERYSMRRSRTHQSLRIRGVRDTDNGAEITFIAYGIRDSAALYIQAPLVKFSPMSEMDRNKFVEVGIPIVLYCELSDPAAPVHWYKNGVELQTMEGLHIQSEGTMRRIVIQSAEFSHSGVYCCDAIDDVIRFNVEVEAPPLRFSAIPDVERNKTIELGCPIVLCCELSDPSAQVHWYKDGSKLHPQTGVDILTDDLARKLIVHSAEFFHSGLYCCKTKGDAITFSVDIKAPPVKFSAIPEEMRTKSIEAGCPLVLQCVVSDPEAHVCWCKDEMQLISNTGLEIHSEGNTRTLVVQSAELCHSGVYRCTTQDDTMEFQVEIKAIPVTYSPIFDVERTKSLEAGKLLELECEVADSTVPVCWYKDGVKLSSQNDWDIQSKGTVRRLIIPSAELLHSGLYSCETSDDTFHFPVDVKAPPVKITTLCEAERNKSVEVDEPIVLQCEISDPNAKVNWYKDGINLHEAAGQDMLAEGSIRTLAFQSARLSDAGTYSCKTTDDAMQFHVDVKAPLPVEPLLTFSALSEGDQKKTVMAGSPIALQCELSNPTGQVSWYKDGTQLLPQNGVEIQSEGNLRSLVVPSAERAHTGVYRCESKDDDIQFAVEVKALPVKFSELQESDRSKSVQEGSPIVLSCELSHDSSAHVDWYKDGMELLPQNNMEIQSDGLTRTLLIHSAENIHSGTYECSTSDDTITFKVDVEGRSPQILPIPLSEKYKMIAVGCPIMLQCEVSDPVAQVSWFKDEVELFCRTGLDMKRDGSLRKLIIHSAKVSDSGLYSCSLADDVVTYHVDVEAAPVRFAALPDVARNKFVEAGCSIKLQCEVSEPTAQVYWHKDGEQLLPKSEYEIETKEQLRALVIASAEVRHSGVYSCEAADDHIEFKVDVAAVPEAEESKSVEAGSPVRLQYEISDPTSQTCWYEDGIKRSPKSGINIDSEGNKRTLVMKSTTSSCSGVYSCKTDDDDDSDFNDFCVEVKAPPVTFADIPEEDLFKSVVEQEQLVLSCEVSRTDGVVQWYKDGIEMQPSNNITMQAEGTRRNLTVHSTQLSDTGTYTCRAGDNILMYKVTIREPPVLIIYPKEDVHLDRHVPEEIILSCELSRPNGVVSWYKDGQKLQESENIKLKVEGPYRRLKIVSSGVEDSGEYVCDTADASIFFHLSITEPPVRIVSPSQSQMELCQQTSERMVLSCEISRPNAVVRWYRDGLEVEENDNLILEVDGVYRRLIIPETTVRDSAEYVCDTADDSVTFFVNIAEPPVRFVRPRKMACRVDKMAGETLVLDCEVSRSNAEVTWKKNGEEVEDSRNITILEDGVMRQLTVHSLTVEDAGQYVCDAKDDVMDFYVNVQELPVKIIGKTDAKTEKQFLVSDDIILVCELSRSSASVSWYKDNQLIDDTERYCSEEQGVFRSLVVLNAGLEDSGEYTCDAVDDRMVFYITVKEPPVQIIGNSGHPEHHILVAGDDLILECEVSRPNATVQWLWNGKTLKPDTRIKIDSYDVVRKLVLSGLQPSDSGKYVCDAFDDKLTTIVEVQELPAVFENKKANNNVSAYENESVTLCAVVSRERSNVRWLKDGQLLNGDNIHISSEGNTHKLTINPLQLSDSGEYVCDVKTDEMYFSLLVKEMKVKFVRPLENVVSLKGSSLILRCEINKPKGDVQWLKDGQEISPSRRHTIRAQGRERSFTIHQLVEEDAGEYTCESTDDRTSATVTVETPRVVEFIAELRNITVREGEDAVFKCVVSPEDTRLVWRLNGKQVALNERTVISSNGLCHMLCIHNCMVSDSGRVTADAEGLVSEAELQIQEQQVMFTKKMTPVNAEEYSEASLEVEVSLDSGEVQWMRQGVLIHPGTKYTLKHKGRKHSLTINKLAMSDRGTYSCETLHDRTQAQLTVEPRKITIKRGLTDVKTTERETASFEVELSHPNVTGTWTRNAIQLKPTNHFRMSAKGKVHSLTISNLSVEDTGTFMFCVENLKTAARLVVKEPPVTILRKLEDQKFPDGAVISLECELSRHNVDVKWIKNGFEVKPSKDLRIYAMGRKRFLQIMKCHVSDSGMYTCDAGDATTSCTVEVYERELQILQGLEDLDIQEDQNAVFVCEVSVPDVPGEWYKNGERIQPTSTIKIRQEGTKHFLLMCNVRAEDSGEIKFITRHVECIAYLEVEELPVNIVKPLQDTTALEKSRVLLDCTVSNPRCSIRWYKGANVILPSERFEICSEGCYRKLIIQQVVLDDEGMYSVQVGEYTCSAKLTVVAQSQLMVRELKDVEVMAPDEACFECEVAVPVPKAPVWSLNGEPLQPSSQVLMEKMGTVHRLTLRQTSPDMNGVVEFTFGKAKSSAQLQVLSDP is encoded by the exons ATGGATGTGTTCGGTGGGGCACCACGTTTCTTGGCCTATCCAAGACCTGTGGTGGTACAAAGTGGAACTGACGCAGTCCTAAAGTGTCAAATTGGTGGTGATCCGAGGCCTGCAGTTATCTGGGAGCgaaacaatgaaaagattgatcCACAGGGACGATACCGGGTCTTTGAGGATGGAAATGTTTACAATCTTATCATTTCAGCTGTGACCACAGAGGATAGTGGCCAGTACATATGCAAAGCAAAGAACAGCATTGGTGAAACATATGCAGCTGCCACACTGAAGGTGGAAGGTGAAGCACAAGAGATGGAGTTACGAGAGGAAAATAAGCCACGATTCCTCATCAAGCCCCTCTCCACTCGCGCCGGTCGTGGGGATGATGCTGTCTTCTCTTGTAAGCTCTGGGGAAACCCGCGACCAGAGGTTGTCTGGGAAAAGGATGGCAGGAAACTCAATGAAATATTTGAAAGCACACATTTCAATGTGGGCTTCCAGGACGGTGGATGGTTCCAGCTCAAGATCTTTAAGACTCGTGCTCCAGACGGTGGTGTATATACATGCAAAGCCCGAAATGAGTTTGGGGAAGCGTTGGCAGGAGCTGTGTTGCTGGTTGATGCAGGCCCAGGACATGAGGAAGAAGGGAATCGTAACGGCTACACGAATGGCCACTGGAAAGGCCATCAAGGAAAACAGAGGAGTGGTAGGCAAATGCCAAACCGGCTCAGAGACGACACCATGACCAAGTCAACTAAAGTGAAAATGTTTGCAGTGACAGAGGGTAAACATGCCAAATTCCGCTGCTTTGTGACTGGGAAACCCAAACCAGAAATCATTTGGAGGAAAGATGGCAGGCTGATACTGTCTGGAAGGCGTTATTTGTTATATGAGGACAGAGAAGGATACTTCACACTTAAAGTTCTGTACTGTAAGCAGAAGGATAATGGAGTTTATGTTTGTGCTGCGTCAAATACTGCCGGACAAACCCTCAGTGCTGTACACCTCTCCGTAAAGG AGCCGCCTGTGCGGTTCAAGCAGCCTCTCATTGATCTAGAAGTATGGGAGCGAGATTTGGCGATTCTCGAGTGTGAAGTTCCAGAGGACTCTGTTCCCATCACATGGTATCTGGAGGACAGACGACTGCAGCCAGGGGCCAAATATGGAATGGAGGAGTGGGGAACAAAACGGCGACTAACTATCCGTGACATCGGAGTTGACGATGATGGGATTTACCTCTGCGAGATGCCTGATGGGGGCAGAAGCATTGCAGAGGTAGCTGTGAAAG GGACAATTTTGCGGAAGCTTCCAAGAAAGGTGGATGTATTGGAAGGTGAAAATGCAGCCTTTTGTGTTGAAGTGGAGAAAGAGGAAATGGACATACATTGGTACAAAGATGCCATTGAGCTTCGTGAAACGCATCAGACCATCCTTAAGTCCTTTGGTCGAACTCACATCCTAGTTTTCGTCAATACAATGCCCCAAGACTCTGGCCTTGTAACTTTCCTTGTAGGCAGATCCAAGACTTCCTCTCAGCTAAGAGTGAAAG CGGCCAGACATTGTCCTCCCAGTTGTCCAGTTGCTGTGCAGATCAACACAGAGCGTGCTAATGCAGCTCTTCTCTCATGGGTTCCTGCTCAGGACTCACGAAAGAACCCTCCATCTGGATATGTGCTTGAACGACAGGAAGTGGGCACTGGCTCACAGGAGTGGCTACAGTGCCTGACTACCGACTCTGCCACCTCTGTAGAGATTCTTGGTGACAGTGTACCATGTGAGGCTGATTATCGATTTCGCATCTGCAGTGTGAACAAGTATGGGAAGAGCAACAATGTTGAGTTCCCTAGAGCTGTTCACTTGG TTCCAGTTGCCAGAATACAAGCTCCCTTACAGGATGCCTTGGTGCCTGAAGGGCAAGATGCCCTCTTCTCTATTGAGCTCTCTGCTTCAGTTATTGGTACATGGTTCTTAAATGGTACTCAGCTTCAGGAAGATGAAAGATATTCCATGCGTCGGTCACGAACACACCAATCTCTTCGCATTCGAGGAGTACGGGATACAGACAATGGAGCTGAGATCACATTTATTGCCTATGGCATTCGGGATTCTGCAGCCCTGTACATTCAAG CTCCTCTCGTGAAGTTTTCACCAATGTCAGAAATGGATCGAAACAAATTTGTAGAAGTTGGGATCCCCATCGTGCTCTACTGTGAGCTGTCGGACCCTGCAGCTCCAGTGCACTGGTACAAAAATGGGGTGGAATTACAAACAATGGAGGGTCTGCATATCCAATCAGAGGGCACCATGAGGAGAATTGTCATCCAATCAGCAGAGTTCTCACATTCGGGAGTGTATTGCTGTGATGCCATTGATGACGTCATCCGGTTCAATGTGGAAGTCGAGG CCCCACCTCTGAGGTTTTCAGCAATTCCAGATGTTGAGAGGAACAAAACCATCGAACTCGGCTGCCCCATTGTTTTATGCTGTGAGCTCTCAGATCCCTCTGCCCAGGTGCACTGGTACAAAGATGGGTCAAAGCTCCATCCTCAAACTGGAGTAGATATTCTAACTGACGACTTGGCGAGAAAACTGATTGTCCATTCAGCAGAATTTTTCCACTCTGGGTTATACTGCTGCAAGACAAAGGGTGACGCCATCACATTCAGTGTGGACATAAAAG CTCCACCTGTGAAGTTCTCAGCAATTCCTGAAGAAATGAGGACCAAGTCGATCGAAGCAGGCTGCCCTCTTGTACTCCAGTGTGTGGTGTCGGATCCTGAGGCCCACGTTTGCTGGTGCAAGGATGAAATGCAGCTCATTTCAAACACTGGATTAGAAATCCACTCAGAGGGCAACACAAGGACATTAGTTGTTCAGTCTGCCGAGCTGTGCCACTCTGGTGTGTACAGATGCACCACACAGGATGATACCATGGAGTTTCAAGTGGAGATCAAAG CTATACCAGTGACGTACTCGCCTATCTTTGATGTTGAGAGAACCAAGTCACTTGAAGCGGGCAAACTTTTGGAGCTGGAATGCGAGGTTGCAGACTCCACTGTGCCTGTCTGCTGGTATAAAGATGGTGTAAAGCTCTCCTCGCAGAATGATTGGGATATACAGAGTAAAGGCACGGTGAGGAGACTCATTATCCCATCTGCTGAGCTCCTGCACTCAGGGCTATACAGCTGTGAAACCTCTGATGACACTTTTCACTTCCCTGTGGATGTCAAAg CTCCGCCTGTGAAAATTACCACACTTTGTGAGGCTGAGAGGAACAAGTCTGTTGAAGTTGATGAACCCATAGTGCTGCAGTGTGAGATATCAGATCCTAATGCCAAAGTTAACTGGTACAAGGACGGAATAAATCTACACGAAGCAGCTGGGCAAGACATGCTGGCAGAGGGTTCCATAAGAACACTGGCTTTCCAGTCAGCGCGGCTGTCTGATGCAGGGACTTACAGCTGCAAGACAACAGATGATGCAATGCAGTTTCATGTGGATGTTAAAG CTCCACTTCCTGTAGAACCACTTCTGACGTTTTCAGCTTTATCTGAGGGTGACCAGAAAAAGACAGTCATGGCGGGCTCTCCCATTGCTCTACAATGTGAGCTGTCAAACCCCACTGGACAAGTCAGTTGGTACAAGGATGGAACACAGCTCCTACCTCAAAATGGAGTAGAGATCCAGTCAGAGGGAAATTTGAGGAGTCTAGTTGTCCCATCAGCAGAGCGGGCTCACACTGGGGTATACCGCTGTGAGTCAAAAGATGATGATATCCAGTTTGCTGTGGAAGTAAAAG CACTACCTGTGAAGTTCTCAGAGCTTCAAGAGAGTGACAGAAGCAAGTCCGTCCAAGAAGGTTCTCCCATTGTCCTCAGCTGTGAACTGTCTCATGATTCTTCTGCTCATGTCGACTGGTACAAGGATGGGATGGAACTCCTCCCACAAAACAATATGGAAATACAGTCAGATGGTCTAACGAGGACACTGCTCATCCACTCAGCTGAAAACATACATAGTGGCACCTATGAATGTTCAACATCAGATGACACCATCACGTTTAAAGTGGACGTAGAAG GCCGATCGCCACAGATCTTGCCAATCCCACTGTCAGAAAAATACAAGATGATTGCAGTTGGTTGTCCAATTATGCTCCAGTGTGAGGTCTCAGACCCTGTCGCCCAGGTTTCCTGGTTTAAGGATGAGGTGGAGCTTTTTTGCAGAACTGGCCTTGATATGAAAAGAGATGGCAGCCTGAGAAAATTAATCATTCATTCTGCTAAAGTCTCCGATTCTGGCCTCTACAGTTGTAGCCTTGCTGATGATGTGGTGACATACCATGTGGACGTTGAAG CCGCTCCTGTGAGgtttgcagcacttccagatgTTGCAAGAAACAAATTTGTTGAAGCAGGCTGCTCAATTAAGCTGCAGTGTGAAGTCTCAGAGCCAACTGCCCAAGTCTATTGGCACAAGGATGGAGAACAACTACTTCCAAAGAGTGAATATGAAATTGAAACAAAAGAACAACTGAGAGCATTGGTTATTGCATCTGCAGAAGTCAGACACTCTGGGGTGTACAGCTGTGAGGCCGCAGATGACCATATAGAATTCAAGGTGGATGTTGCAG CTGTTCCAGAGGCTGAGGAGAGCAAATCTGTTGAAGCAGGCAGCCCAGTCAGACTGCAGTATGAGATCTCAGACCCCACAAGCCAGACCTGCTGGTATGAGGATGGAATAAAACGCTCGCCAAAATCGGGAATAAACATCGATTCAGAGGGCAATAAGAGGACACTGGTTATGAAGTCGACCACGTCTTCATGCTCTGGAGTATACAGTTGTaaaactgatgatgatgatgattcagATTTCAACGATTTCTGTGTGGAGGTGAAAG CACCACCGGTAACGTTTGCTGATATCCCAGAGGAAGACCTTTTCAAGAGTGTTGTGGAACAAGAACAGCTTGTTCTGTCATGTGAAGTATCAAGGACTGATGGTGTTGTCCAGTGGTATAAAGATGGAATTGAAATGCAACCAAGCAACAATATCACAATGCAAGCAGAGGGCACCAGAAGGAATTTGACAGTACATTCAACCCAACTGTCTGACACAGGCACATACACATGCCGTGCTGGAGACAACATTCTAATGTACAAGGTTACCATACGAG AACCTCCGGTGTTGATAATCTACCCCAAGGAGGATGTCCACCTGGACCGTCATGTCCCTGAGGAAATTATTCTGAGCTGTGAATTGTCTCGTCCAAATGGTGTTGTCAGCTGGTACAAAGACGGCCAAAAGCTGCAGGAGAGTGAGAACATCAAGCTCAAGGTTGAGGGCCCTTATCGACGGCTGAAGATTGTTTCTAGTGGAGTCGAAGATTCTGGAGAATACGTCTGTGATACAGCTGACGCTTCAATTTTCTTTCACCTTAGTATTACAG aaCCTCCAGTGCGGATTGTGTCCCCAAGTCAGTCCCAGATGGAACTCTGCCAGCAAACCTCTGAGAGGATGGTATTGAGCTGTGAGATCTCACGGCCCAATGCAGTGGTACGCTGGTATAGAGACGGACTTGAAGTGGAGGAGAATGACAACCTTATCTTAGAGGTCGATGGTGTCTACAGAAGACTCATTATACCTGAAACTACCGTCAGAGATTCCGCCGAATACGTCTGTGATACTGCAGATGACTCTGTCACATTCTTTGTCAACATAGCAG AGCCTCCTGTTCGCTTTGTACGTCCAAGGAAGATGGCATGTAGAGTTGACAAAATGGCTGGGGAGACTCTGGTTCTTGACTGTGAGGTTTCTAGATCAAATGCCGAAGTCACCTGGAAGAAAAATGGGGAAGAGGTAGAAGACTCCAGAAATATCACCATCCTTGAGGATGGTGTCATGCGCCAATTAACTGTTCACTCACTAACAGTGGAGGATGCTGGGCAATACGTCTGTGATGCAAAGGATGATGTGATGGATTTTTACGTAAACGTGCAAG aGTTGCCTGTAAAAATTATTGGAAAAACTGATGCAAAAACTGAAAAGCAGTTCTTGGTATCAGATGACATTATTCTAGTGTGTGAACTGTCAAGATCCAGTGCCTCAGTCAGTTGGTACAAAGACAATCAGCTAATTGATGACACTGAGCGATACTGCAGTGAGGAACAAGGTGTTTTCCGATCACTGGTTGTCCTAAATGCTGGGCTTGAAGATTCAGGAGAGTACACCTGTGATGCGGTGGATGATAGGATGGTCTTCTACATCACTGTCAAAG AGCCTCCAGTACAGATCATTGGAAACTCAGGCCACCCAGAGCATCATATCCTGGTAGCAGGGGATGATCTTATTTTGGAGTGTGAGGTGTCTCGGCCAAATGCCACCGTTCAGTGGTTATGGAATGGCAAGACGCTGAAACCAGACACTCGTATAAAAATTGACAGCTATGATGTTGTGAGGAAGCTTGTTCTCTCTGGACTTCAGCCATCAGACTCTGGAAAATACGTTTGTGATGCCTTTGATGATAAATTGACAACAATTGTTGAGGTCCAAG agctaccagcagtgtttgagaataaaaaagcaaataataaTGTCTCAGCCTATGAAAATGAGAGTGTTACGCTGTGTGCCGTTGTGAGCCGGGAAAGATCTAATGTTCGGTGGCTGAAAGATGGCCAACTATTGAACGGGGACAACATTCACATCTCCAGTGAGGGTAATACCCACAAGCTCACCATTAATCCCCTGCAGCTGTCAGATTCTGGAGAATATGTCTGTGACGTAAAGACAGATGAGATGTATTTCAGTCTTTTAGTCAAAG AAATGAAGGTGAAATTTGTCAGACCACTGGAGAACGTAGTGTCTCTGAAGGGCAGCAGCCTTATATTACGATGTGAGATCAACAAGCCCAAAGGAGATGTCCAGTGGCTCAAAGACGGCCAAGAAATCTCTCCAAGCCGTCGGCACACAATACGGGCACAAGGTCGAGAGCGAAGCTTTACCATCCACCAACTGGTGGAAGAAGATGCTGGAGAATATACTTGTGAATCCACAGATGACAGGACGTCAGCAACTGTCACTGTAGAAA CTCCTCGTGTTGTTGAGTTCATAGCAGAGCTTCGTAACATCACGGTCCGCGAAGGAGAAGATGCAGTATTTAAGTGTGTGGTTTCACCAGAGGACACTCGGTTGGTGTGGCGCTTAAATGGCAAGCAAGTAGCCCTGAATGAGCGCACTGTCATTTCAAGTAATGGACTATGCCACATGCTCTGCATCCACAACTGCATGGTTTCAGATAGCGGCAGAGTGACAGCTGATGCAGAGGGGTTGGTATCAGAGGCAGAGCTCCAGATTCAAG AGCAACAGGTGATGTTCACCAAGAAAATGACACCAGTTAATGCTGAAGAGTACAGTGAGGCTTCTCTAGAGGTGGAGGTGAGTCTGGATTCAGGAGAGGTTCAGTGGATGAGGCAAGGTGTCCTGATCCACCCTGGAACCAAGTACACCCTGAAACACAAAGGCCGAAAACACAGTCTCACCATCAACAAACTGGCCATGTCTGACCGGGGCACCTACAGCTGTGAAACCCTTCATGACCGCACGCAAGCACAGCTCACAGTGGAAC CTCGAAAGATCACAATCAAGAGAGGGCTGACTGACGTTaaaaccacagagagagaaacggCATCTTTTGAGGTGGAGCTCTCCCATCCCAATGTCACAGGCACCTGGACGAGAAACGCAATCCAGCTTAAGCCGACAAATCACTTCCGTATGAGTGCCAAAGGAAAAGTCCACAGCCTCACTATCTCTAACCTATCAGTTGAAGACACTGGCACCTTTATGTTCTGTGTTGAGAATCTGAAGACAGCTGCAAGGCTTGTTGTGAAGG AGCCCCCAGTGACCATTCTCAGAAAGCTGGAAGACCAGAAATTCCCTGACGGGGCAGTAATCTCTCTTGAGTGTGAGCTGTCAAGACACAATGTCGATGTGAAATGGATAAAG AATGGGTTTGAGGTGAAGCCAAGCAAGGACTTGCGCATTTATGCAATGGGAAGGAAACGGTTTCTCCAGATCATGAAATGTCATGTCAGTGATTCTGGCATGTACACCTGTGATGCTGGAGATGCTACTACATCCTGCACTGTGGAGGTCTACG AGCGTGAGCTGCAGATCCTGCAGGGCCTGGAGGACCTGGACATCCAGGAGGATCAGAacgcagtgtttgtgtgtgaggtctCAGTGCCGGATGTGCCAGGAGAATGGTACAAAAATGGGGAGAGGATACAACCCACCAGCACCATCAAGATCCGGCAGGAAG GGaccaaacattttcttcttatgTGCAATGTacgagcagaggactctggagAGATCAAGTTTATCACCAGACATGTTGAATGTATCGCTTACCTGGAGGTGGAAG AGCTTCCTGTCAACATTGTGAAACCTCTGCAGGATACGACCGCCCTTGAGAAGAGCCGTGTGCTCCTGGACTGCACTGTGTCTAATCCCAGATGTAGTATCCGCTGGTACAAAGGCGCCAATGTCATCCTGCCCTCTGAGCGCTTTGAGATCTGCAGTGAAGGCTGTTATCGCAAACTGATCATCCAGCAGGTGGTGCTAGATGATGAGGGCATGTACAGTGTGCAGGTTGGAGAGTATACATGCTCTGCAAAACTGACTGTAGTGG CCCAGTCACAGTTAATGGTCAGAGAGCTAAAGGATGTGGAGGTCATGGCCCCTGATGAAGCTTGCTTTGAGTGTGAGGTTGCAGTCCCTGTCCCCAAAGCTCCTGTGTGGAGTCTGAATGGAGAGCCTTTGCAGCCGAGCTCTCAGGTACTCATGGAGAAGATGGGCACGGTCCACAGGCTGACCCTCAGACAAACCTCCCCGGACATGAATGGAGTGGTGGAGTTCACCTTCGGGAAAGCAAAGAGCAGTGCCCAGCTCCAGGTTCTAA